A single Corynebacterium stationis DNA region contains:
- a CDS encoding energy-coupling factor transporter transmembrane protein EcfT: MLIIHIPFGRNDWSTALDLSVRFIALMSAFLTAASAVTIADLVKSLSHMPRVAYIVGSAVQLLPQGRDTLGSVRYANHLRAHSPRQHSTRGLSKTVKFVVLPLITRLLSQGASRAIPLEVSGLERTGQRTVLNPVADTTTQKVLRWLMPIAALVVVVWL, from the coding sequence TTGCTGATTATCCACATTCCCTTCGGCAGAAATGACTGGTCGACGGCCCTGGATTTAAGTGTTCGCTTCATCGCTTTGATGTCAGCATTTTTGACAGCGGCTAGCGCCGTAACCATTGCAGATTTGGTGAAATCACTCAGTCATATGCCGCGGGTGGCCTATATCGTAGGCTCCGCCGTGCAGTTGCTTCCGCAAGGTCGTGACACCTTAGGCTCGGTGCGATATGCCAATCATTTGCGCGCACACAGCCCACGCCAGCACAGCACCCGTGGCCTTTCAAAGACCGTTAAGTTTGTGGTCTTACCGCTGATTACGCGTCTGCTATCGCAAGGAGCCTCGCGCGCCATCCCACTAGAAGTATCCGGATTGGAGCGCACCGGTCAGCGCACGGTATTAAACCCGGTAGCCGATACAACCACACAAAAAGTCCTGCGCTGGTTGATGCCGATTGCTGCATTGGTGGTGGTTGTGTGGCTATAA
- a CDS encoding DUF3662 and FHA domain-containing protein yields MELLEKLARLDSAMQRGLDNGMAFVFGGKVVPEEIEELLKQEALDNVQHGDDELLYCPNVYSVGVSSKDVENLSRNRSTPAGLADQISRFIRNNGWQLAGPIVVRIGEESSLRTGQLRVSSFINQEPGVDTGFDAIFHDAHEDEDEQSSASQSQENSMTTPDSNYPAEEAATTSFVRQEASEEQNIPHGPAVNLLLQDGSSRTYHVQEGSNIIGRSNDAHLRLPDTGVSRQHAEITWDGQDAVLTDLQSTNGTTVNETPIENWLLADGDIITMGHSQIEVRITGLES; encoded by the coding sequence ATGGAACTATTAGAAAAACTAGCTCGTTTAGATTCGGCCATGCAGCGGGGCCTCGATAACGGCATGGCGTTCGTCTTTGGTGGCAAAGTTGTTCCCGAAGAAATTGAAGAACTACTCAAACAAGAAGCGCTGGATAATGTTCAGCACGGAGATGACGAGCTGCTGTACTGCCCGAACGTCTACTCAGTCGGCGTGAGCTCCAAGGATGTAGAAAACCTGTCACGCAATCGCTCAACCCCGGCTGGCTTGGCAGATCAAATCTCGCGATTTATCCGCAACAATGGCTGGCAACTCGCTGGCCCTATTGTCGTGCGCATTGGTGAGGAATCATCACTTCGCACCGGCCAGCTTCGCGTGTCTTCCTTTATCAATCAGGAACCAGGAGTGGACACGGGCTTTGACGCGATTTTCCACGATGCCCACGAGGACGAAGATGAACAATCTTCAGCCTCCCAATCTCAGGAGAATTCCATGACTACCCCAGATTCCAATTATCCGGCTGAGGAAGCAGCAACTACCTCATTCGTACGCCAGGAAGCCTCTGAAGAACAGAATATCCCCCACGGCCCTGCGGTTAACCTGCTTTTGCAAGATGGGTCATCGCGGACCTACCACGTCCAAGAAGGCTCCAATATCATCGGACGCAGCAATGATGCGCACCTGCGCCTGCCAGATACGGGAGTCTCTCGCCAGCACGCGGAAATTACCTGGGACGGCCAGGATGCGGTACTCACAGACCTGCAGTCCACCAACGGCACCACCGTTAATGAAACGCCTATTGAAAATTGGCTGCTTGCAGACGGCGACATCATCACGATGGGCCATTCCCAAATTGAGGTTCGTATCACCGGCTTAGAAAGCTAG
- a CDS encoding ATP-binding cassette domain-containing protein, protein MAIKQLVGPSGSGLTKYLTDLYENTPVAVMLTSNPRAHITYLRTTVEEELAFGLEQRGVALDEMRQRIERIAGALDLQELLDRAPNQLSGGQTRRVAIGTVLILDAPLVLLDDPFAGLDPASRQQLAHVLHNLDADVVVAGHHAWLSDMDPDVDAELLGEEALLQLPKKVPSSHHGDDSYLHFPDLVGSQGAGKRRWWQFRKFQANRFVIGPISLSIPRGGVLWLRGANGAGKSTLMKALVERDKRIGLMLQDPIDQVIDSRVNHMVPDTQLRAQFNLGSEEHPEDLSQRELRLAQFASVIGAGNGEHVDVLCADEPDVGLDIAGRTMLHEGFASHLHRGGSIVLACHDENFIEEVRGYAHVEIFQLGDGAEQVSSSI, encoded by the coding sequence GTGGCTATAAAGCAGCTGGTTGGCCCCTCTGGTTCCGGGCTGACTAAGTATCTCACCGACTTGTATGAAAACACTCCCGTCGCGGTCATGCTGACTTCTAACCCGCGGGCGCACATTACGTATTTACGCACCACGGTGGAAGAAGAATTAGCTTTTGGCCTTGAACAGCGCGGGGTTGCACTAGATGAGATGCGTCAGCGCATCGAGAGGATTGCGGGGGCTCTCGATCTGCAGGAACTTTTGGATCGCGCCCCAAATCAGCTCTCCGGTGGGCAAACTCGGCGGGTGGCAATAGGCACGGTGTTAATCCTGGATGCGCCGCTGGTGCTTCTCGATGACCCCTTCGCCGGCCTCGACCCGGCCTCCCGCCAACAGCTGGCACACGTTCTGCACAACCTCGATGCTGACGTGGTGGTCGCTGGGCATCACGCCTGGTTGTCCGACATGGACCCCGATGTGGATGCGGAATTACTAGGAGAAGAAGCACTCCTGCAGCTGCCGAAAAAGGTGCCCTCGTCCCATCACGGCGATGATTCTTATCTGCATTTTCCAGATCTCGTGGGCAGCCAGGGCGCAGGAAAACGGCGCTGGTGGCAGTTTCGGAAATTTCAGGCGAACCGTTTCGTCATTGGCCCCATATCGCTGTCTATTCCGCGCGGCGGTGTGTTGTGGTTGCGCGGAGCAAATGGCGCAGGCAAGTCCACGTTGATGAAAGCACTGGTCGAACGGGACAAAAGAATCGGTTTGATGTTGCAGGATCCGATTGATCAGGTTATTGATTCACGCGTGAATCACATGGTTCCGGATACGCAATTACGTGCGCAATTTAATCTGGGCAGCGAAGAACATCCTGAAGATCTGTCACAACGTGAACTGCGGTTAGCGCAGTTTGCCTCAGTTATCGGTGCTGGCAATGGAGAGCACGTGGATGTTTTATGCGCTGATGAGCCGGATGTGGGACTAGATATCGCTGGCCGGACCATGTTGCACGAAGGTTTCGCGTCCCATCTGCACCGCGGAGGAAGCATTGTGCTGGCCTGTCATGATGAGAACTTCATCGAAGAAGTACGTGGCTATGCCCACGTTGAAATCTTCCAGCTTGGCGATGGGGCCGAGCAGGTAAGTTCATCCATATAA